GACACATCTTTTATGGAGGGATAACAGTTACTTTTTATATACGAGTGGGTTTAATGGGCTCGCAACGAGATCACCAGGCGAACATCCAGGAATCCAATTTTTTAAATCAGAATCTCTGGCTTTGCTATCTGGCTGAGCAACACGCGCACCATCGGCAACATAGATAATCGTTATGATTTTTCGCATGTGATCTGTAGGGTTTCCTGGAGCACTGTGTATGGTCCATCCAGCATGGAAGGTAGCATCCCCCGCCGACATTGCGCCATAGTTTTCGACGGGGATTTGCTTGCCCTCAATGTATTGTTTTAAAGTATTATGGGATTCATCGGAGATTTGTTGTTTGCTGATAAATCCATGTTTGTGAGTTCCAGAAGCAAATGTCATTGTTCCGACCTCTTGAGAAATTGGTTCGAGGGGCATCCACATAGTGATCGTATTTGGTGTGTCAAGCGGCCAATAAATTTGATCCTGATGCCAAGGAGTATGACCACCCCCTGGCTCTTTATATAGAGCTTGATCGTGATAAATACGAACACCATCAACTCCCATTAAATCAGCAGCAATTTTTGCAAAACGTTTAGCTAGTACAAATTGTTTTATTTCGGAGCTCTTAACCCATAGGTTTCCTATTTGTATAAAAGCTTTGCCGTAAGTATCACGTTTGGTCACTGGTTGGCTATGAGTATTTAATTCCATCACTTTGTCTGTAATCACTTTTTCATATTGTTTAATTTCGTAATCCGTTGCGACATTCTTTAAATAGATATGGCCTTTCTCTTGGTAGAGTACCTTTTGTTCTTGTGTTAATGTGTAATATTCTTCTAGGTTAGGTAAAATAGAGCGATTGTTTTTCATTTGTTTTCCTCCTATACTTTTGTGAACTTCAAATAAATTTTAATGAAACATAAGCAAGTTGTCTTTGTTGATTTGTAGATTGTTATTGTCAAAAACAACTTTTTTTGCAAATGAAATATGTAAAAAGTTGCAGAAGATGAAGGAGATAGAAATTATGAATTTTACAGAAGTAGTCAAAAGAAATCCTGTGACTCCCTATGTCAGAGAATGTGATTTTGCTATTAGAAATCCGTGGTCTATGTCGGAACGTCGTTTACTAGACTATTTACTTATTTATGTCCGAGAGGGTAAGTGCAATTTCACCGTTGATGGAAAAAATATTATTTTGAGAAGGGGGATATTTGCTTTATTCAACCGAATAGTTTGAATCACTTAGAAGGTTTAACAAAAACGGTAACCCCTTTTGCCCACTTTGATATTTTTCATTGTCTTAATCGAGAACAGAGCTTTCCTACGAGGGCAGGTCAAGTTGATTTAAGTGACTATCGGCACTTGATGCAACCGAGATTAGATGAGTTATTTCAAGTTGAAATTCCTATAAAGTTAGAAATTGAGAATTTTAAATTTGTGAATACATTTTTAGAAGTAATTAGCTATTGGAAACTTGGAGACCCTATTTCCAAACTGAAAACGCAAACTAAACTTACCGAAATGATCATTATGATTTTGCAAACTTATGTAAAGGTAGACAATCTTCAAGTGACCTCACCCCAATCTCTTCATTGGATTACATCCTATTTTTCATTCCATTTAGGCGAGCCTTTAAGTGTGTCTGATATGGCACAAAGAGCGCATTTATCAATTTCTCGCTTTAATGAAATCTTTAAAATGCAGTATGGTACAACCCCTTATCAATATTTACTAAATATGAGGGTTTCTCATGCTTGTGAGCTTTTGATAAATACCAACCTTACTCAAGAAAAAATCGCGAGTTATTGCGGCTTTTCAGATATCCATCATTTTTCAAAAGTGTTTAAGAAAAAGGTCGGCGTGGCTCCTGGTGAGTATCAGCAAAAAGAATGTTGAAACTTTACAGAGGAGGTACTTAGAAATAAGGAAGGAGGTAAGTCATTCGTGGAAACTTTTCTATTTCACCATGCGGGTGACGTCACTGTGCGGGCTGGTCACTATCTCGCAGAACGACAATTACACGATTTTGAAATTGTTTACTTTCCTAAAGGTACAAATTCGCAGTACGTGTCTGAATGCGCTGGAACGTTTCATTTAAATGCCCCTTGTGTCCTGCTTACACGCCCGGGTGAGAAGCATCGTTATCAGTTTGATCCAGATGGCGTAACACGTCACCTTTTTATTCATTTTGATTTAATCGATCATTCGATCATACATTTATACCCTCTATTAGGAGCTGATCCGACTCAGGAAAGGGTATTGTTTTTACGCGAGGATTCCTTTATACCGCAGATATTTAATCAGATGCTCCGATATTTTCATACGAAGCCTTATCGGTGGCGGCGGATCACGCAAATGCTGTTTCTCACAGTGTGGGAAGAGCTTGAGATGCTTGCGAACGGCGGCACTGCCAAAATGTCCATTGAAGCTCCACTCCCAAAGCCGCTCGTTAATGCACTTGAATACGCGGAGAATCATATCAGTGAAAAGATTGAAGTTGGACAATTGGCAGCTGCCTCAGGCTGGTCTCATGAACATTTTACCCGTACCTTCCAAAGGTTCATGGGATCTTCACCGAAAGCTTGGCTCAATCAGTATAAGATGGAAAGAGCAGCTCAGCTTCTCTTGCAAAGTGAGGTGCCCATTAAACAAATCGCTTCAGAAGTAGGCTTTACAGATGTTTACCACTTTCATCGTGTGTTTCGTCGTTGGTCTCCACTGACGGCAAGCGAATATCGCAAACGTTACAGTGATCCCAAATACCGTCATTTAGTTCCGACAAAGGATTGGTCCCGGTTTTACCCTCTCAATCACTTCTTTATTCTCGATCCACCGAATGACACGTTCTAGAAGATCAAATTTATCCATCTTTTTGTCATTTGCATACATTGTGTATTTGTCTCTAAATTCTGATAATAAAAACACAAATGTATGAAAGGGTGTTATTATCGTGGACACAAACATTGAAAAAAGAAAGCGAAAAAACGTAAAAGCCGAGGATTATACCCGTTTTTATCGTGATGGATACTTGATTGTAAAAGGGCTCCTGTCACAAGCTGATACAGCTTATTTACAGCAATGGGCTGATGATATTTATGAAGGGAAAGTCAACTTAGATCATTTGACGCACAGTATCAATTTTGGAAATGAAGCAGAAAAGAGAGAGCGCATCGCATCGGCCCGTATTCATATGGCTCATCGCGCACATGAGACAGCCGAATGGGGAATGCTGCACTTTGGCATCGTCGATGTCCTTGAAGCGCTGATTGGCCCTGATGTGTTGGCATTGCAGTCGATGCTGTTTTTCAACCCTCCTGGAAAAGGAGGTCAAGGGTGGCATCAAGACTCCATGTATATTCAGACAGCACCGGACACATTGATCGGAGCCTGGGTTGCTTTAGACGATGTCGATCAAGAAAATGGCTGTCTTTGGGTGGCGCCCGGCTCACATCATGAACCTATTTATCCCCCTTTATCAAAAATCGGTTATGTTCATGCAAACGACGAGCAAATTGATGGGCTGTTTAAAGCGAAGCATGCGAGTCACTTAGACGATGAAGTCAATCAGCTATCAGAGGTCGTCAAAAAGTATGGCGATATTGTCCCGGTGGAGCTGGAACCAGGTGATGTACTGTTTTTCCACTCGCATTTATTGCATCGTTCATATCAAAATCAGACAAAAGATCGCATGAGAAGAAGTTATGTTTGTCATTACTGCAATGCTCGTTCATGGGTTCCTTGGAATCATGGCGAACCGTATGAAGGTCCTTCGGCAAATCGTGAGCATATTTTAGCTCGAGGAAAGACACACTTACCGTTCGCTACGCCAAAATTTGGAACAACCGTAGAGTTATCGTCTGAAGACCAGGGCGAAATGAATGTTGCCATGCCAGGTGGAGATATGGGGAAAATGGAAATGTAATGGGGCATGCCTTGTGTAGCCATCCTTATAGCTGAACAAAATCATCGACAGGGTAAACACTTTCCCTCCTTAACGATTAGGGTCAAAGTCCGAGCATAAATTAAAGTGCGAAGTGCAAATAAGTTTACGCTAAAAAGGGTGCGGTCGAGGGTGACTTTGTTTACACATCATGATATAATTCATATTTATATCAGACTATTTAAAAAGGAGATTGAGAAGAGATGAGTAAAGCTGAGACGAGTAAAGTTGAGGTAAGCGAAAAAGGGTTTTTTGGTGAATTTGGAGGCAGTTTTGTGCCGCCACAACTGGAAGCTGTCTTAAATCGATTAGCTGAAGCGTTTGAATCGTATAAAGATGACCCAGAATTTGTCGAAGAATTCGATTTCTATATGAAAGAATATGTAGGACGTGAAAATCCGCTGACCTATGCTGAGCGTTTAACGAAAAAGCTAGGCGGCGCGAAGATCTATTTAAAAAGAGAAGATTTAAACCATACAGGTGCTCATAAAATTAACAATGTCATTGGGCAGATTTTATTAGCCAAACGGATGGGCGCTCATCGTGTGATTGCGGAAACGGG
The sequence above is drawn from the Litoribacterium kuwaitense genome and encodes:
- a CDS encoding phytanoyl-CoA dioxygenase family protein, which translates into the protein MKNNRSILPNLEEYYTLTQEQKVLYQEKGHIYLKNVATDYEIKQYEKVITDKVMELNTHSQPVTKRDTYGKAFIQIGNLWVKSSEIKQFVLAKRFAKIAADLMGVDGVRIYHDQALYKEPGGGHTPWHQDQIYWPLDTPNTITMWMPLEPISQEVGTMTFASGTHKHGFISKQQISDESHNTLKQYIEGKQIPVENYGAMSAGDATFHAGWTIHSAPGNPTDHMRKIITIIYVADGARVAQPDSKARDSDLKNWIPGCSPGDLVASPLNPLVYKK
- a CDS encoding AraC family ligand binding domain-containing protein, encoding MNFTEVVKRNPVTPYVRECDFAIRNPWSMSERRLLDYLLIYVREGKCNFTVDGKNIILRRGIFALFNRIV
- a CDS encoding helix-turn-helix domain-containing protein, yielding MQPRLDELFQVEIPIKLEIENFKFVNTFLEVISYWKLGDPISKLKTQTKLTEMIIMILQTYVKVDNLQVTSPQSLHWITSYFSFHLGEPLSVSDMAQRAHLSISRFNEIFKMQYGTTPYQYLLNMRVSHACELLINTNLTQEKIASYCGFSDIHHFSKVFKKKVGVAPGEYQQKEC
- a CDS encoding AraC family transcriptional regulator, producing the protein METFLFHHAGDVTVRAGHYLAERQLHDFEIVYFPKGTNSQYVSECAGTFHLNAPCVLLTRPGEKHRYQFDPDGVTRHLFIHFDLIDHSIIHLYPLLGADPTQERVLFLREDSFIPQIFNQMLRYFHTKPYRWRRITQMLFLTVWEELEMLANGGTAKMSIEAPLPKPLVNALEYAENHISEKIEVGQLAAASGWSHEHFTRTFQRFMGSSPKAWLNQYKMERAAQLLLQSEVPIKQIASEVGFTDVYHFHRVFRRWSPLTASEYRKRYSDPKYRHLVPTKDWSRFYPLNHFFILDPPNDTF
- a CDS encoding phytanoyl-CoA dioxygenase family protein codes for the protein MDTNIEKRKRKNVKAEDYTRFYRDGYLIVKGLLSQADTAYLQQWADDIYEGKVNLDHLTHSINFGNEAEKRERIASARIHMAHRAHETAEWGMLHFGIVDVLEALIGPDVLALQSMLFFNPPGKGGQGWHQDSMYIQTAPDTLIGAWVALDDVDQENGCLWVAPGSHHEPIYPPLSKIGYVHANDEQIDGLFKAKHASHLDDEVNQLSEVVKKYGDIVPVELEPGDVLFFHSHLLHRSYQNQTKDRMRRSYVCHYCNARSWVPWNHGEPYEGPSANREHILARGKTHLPFATPKFGTTVELSSEDQGEMNVAMPGGDMGKMEM